Part of the Leptolyngbya sp. BL0902 genome, GGGTTGGCCAAGCGGGTGAAGGCTCGGTTTTTGTTGGCCTCCACCTCAGAAATCTACGGCGACCCCCTAGTTCACCCCCAAACCGAAGACTACTGGGGCAACGTTAACACTATCGGCATTCGCAGTTGCTACGACGAAGGCAAGCGCGTCGCGGAAACCCTCTCCTTTGACTACCATCGTCAAAATAATGTGGATATTCGGGTGGCGAGAATCTTCAACACCTACGGCCCCCGGATGCTAGAAAATGATGGCCGGGTGGTGAGCAACTTTGTAGTGCAGGCCCTCCAGGGTATTCCCCTGACGGTCTACGGCACCGGGAGCCAAACCCGTAGTTTCTGCTACGTATCCGATCTCGTCGATGGCTTAATTCGGCTGATGAACAGCGACTATGTTGGCCCAGTCAACCTCGGCAATCCCGATGAGTACACCATCCTAGAGCTAGCCCAAGCAGTGCAAACCATGGTGAACCCCGACGCCGAACTCGTCTACAAACCCCTGCCCCAGGACGATCCCCAGCGCCGCCAGCCCGACATCACCAAAGCCAAAACCCTCCTCCACTGGAGCCCCACGGTGCCCCTTCAAGAGGGCTTGACTCGCACCATTGCCGATTTTCGCCAGCGGATGGAGGAAACGAACGCCACGGCCACCCCGTCCGTGACCTCGGCCTAGGGATGCGATAATTTTTCGGCTGCCATTTTCCGTCTGCAATATTTCCGCTGGTTGATTTAGTGAGGAGTTCTGAACATGCGTGTATGCGTCATTGGCACGGGCTATGTGGGTCTTGTTACCGGGGTGTGTTTAGCCCATGTTGGCCATGATGTGATCTGCATCGACGTGAACGAAGAAAAAGTGAAGCTGATGCAGTCGGGGCAGTCTCCCATTTTTGAGCCGGGTCTTTCGGATCTGATGCAGTCCTCCATGGCGGCGGGGCATCTCCAGTTTTCCACCGAGCTCAAGCAGGGGGTAGATCACGGCGAAATTCTGTTCATTGCGGTAGGAACTCCGGCGCTGCCCAACGGCGAAAGCGACACCCGCTACGTCGAAGCCGTGGCCAAGGGCATTGGTACCCACCTCAACGGCAGCTATAAGGTGATTGTGAATAAATCCACGGTGCCCATCGGGTCTGGAGACTGGGTGCGCATGATCGTACTAGACGGGGTGGCCGAACGGCAGGCCGTGCCCGTGGCCGCAGGCAGCACCGAATGCAGCGCCTCAACCGTCACCGCCGACTTTGATGTGGTCAGCAACCCAGAATTTCTGCGGGAAGGCTCCGCCATCTACGACACCTTCAACCCCGACCGGATTGTGCTGGGCAGCAACAGCCCCCGCGCTGTGGACATGATGCAGCAGCTCTATGCCCCCATCGTGTCGGG contains:
- a CDS encoding UDP-glucuronic acid decarboxylase family protein, which codes for MRILVTGGAGFIGSHLIDRLMTAGHEVICLDNFYTGRKQNVLKWMDHPYFDCIRHDVTEPIRLEVDQIYHLACPASPVHYQYNPVKTIKTNVIGTLNMLGLAKRVKARFLLASTSEIYGDPLVHPQTEDYWGNVNTIGIRSCYDEGKRVAETLSFDYHRQNNVDIRVARIFNTYGPRMLENDGRVVSNFVVQALQGIPLTVYGTGSQTRSFCYVSDLVDGLIRLMNSDYVGPVNLGNPDEYTILELAQAVQTMVNPDAELVYKPLPQDDPQRRQPDITKAKTLLHWSPTVPLQEGLTRTIADFRQRMEETNATATPSVTSA